AGGAACTGATATGCCGATTCATGCGATCGCCTCAGAAGTATGGAAGGGACAAGAAAAATTTGGGGCAATTCCACCGATCCATTGTGCGGGGATGACGGCTTCGCAGGTACATAGCTATGTGCAGAAAATGCTAGTGCTACTGGAAACAAATTATAAGATCAAGAAATTTGCTAGCCAAGAACGGCTCGATCCTTGGCTCTGTCCTTTGCGTCCCTGTCCCTGCCATCCAAGTTTTCCATCATAAGACTGGTACTTTTGTGTTGACCTATTCCTATTAATCCTTAAGAGGAATTACCCTTGGCAGTTAAGCAGCTTGAACTAGATTTGTGGAATGCGATTTCTTCAGCACGTCAGGCTCCTGAAGAAGCAAATTTGCTAATGGTGTTTAATGTATTGGATCAGACTTTAGTCGATCTCGATACTTACTCGCAGTTACGCATATCAGGCGATGCGGTATGTCAGATTGCTGATTTATTTTGCGATCGCACTAATCTCCTATTTGCTGAGTTACAAGCCAAATCCACAGAGGAGGGACCGATTATGCCCGATGATGCCTTTGATCGCTATGTGCGTCAATCGATGATGGTAGATTTAGAACAGTTTCTCGAACCTATGGAAGCATTACCCCGAAAAGTGGTAGAGCGACATCAAGATAGTAATTCCGTTGTTGGTAATGTCGATAAGGAAGTTTTACTTCAGGTTTTAGAGGAGGATTTAGAGCAAGAGAAATTGCTTAGTGTAGAAGAAGATTTTGATCAGGTAATTGGTACAGCCCATGTAGAAAATGTCTCTGCTTGGATTGATGCGATTAACCTATGTCTTGCTCAAAATACTCCGCCAATTCGCCTGACGGATTTACAGAAAGTTTTGCAATTACCGATGGTCGAAATTTGGTTAGGGTTGTTATTAGGTAATTTCCACTTAGATCAGCGAGGTGGATTTTACGAGTCCCATGAAATTTGGGTGAGCTAAGTTGCTAGTTTTCCATGTACTGCTAGCCAGATACAGGGTGGTTGACTACTGGTATATTCAACGCGATGTTTTTGGTGTTTAGGAATCATCAGATAATCACCAGCCTGTAGCTTGACTCTAGTATCATCATCGTAGGCAATCTCAGCCTCGCCTTTGAGCAAAATCACCCATTCATCACGCTCTTGGTCGTACCATTGTCCTTTTGGTGTAGTCTGCCCTGTAGAAATAATGCGCTCGATCAGAACATCTTGACTAGAGGCGATCGCTTCAAATATTTCTAGGTTTGGTAGCTCTAGAGGCAGCTCATAGATATTGTGCATAACATAACTTGATTCTTATCATAACGTTATGATAAGTTTTACCAGCACCTAAATCTCTACATGTTTTTGACGAATATATAGCAACGAAAGATATAGCTAGGACAAATTAAAACCCAAAAGGTGAGTGGCGGCGCTTCGCGCCGCCACTCACCTTTTGGGTTTTATGTCCTAAGTAAGGCTTTCATTGCTATATTTTTACAATATTTCTACAATTTAGGGCTTTCAGAGCATTCTGACAATTTTAAAAGGTTAAGCAAACGGAGGCAAAATGAGCCGAGTAATCGCAGTATTTAATCAAGCTGGGGGCGTAGGTAAAACAACAGTAGCCCAAAATCTTGGTTATCACCTTGCCACTCGTGGTAATAGAACTTTATTGGTAGATATGGATCCCCAAGCATCGCTCACATCCTTTATGGGGATCAACACAAGGACGCTCAATTTAAGTGTATATAACTCTCTCATTGCTGAAGATGAGACTGAATCCCCGATCGCATTACCGATCATCAAGGATCTATACGCAATGGATTTATGTCCTGCTAACCTAAACCTTGCCAAGGCGGAGCAGCAATTGGTTTTAGAAGAATTGCGAGAACTGAGACTAAAAGATGCGATCGCGCCATTTCTCGGAAACTATGACTTTATTATCATTGACTGTCCTCCTAGTTTAGGGATTTTAAGCGTAATTAGTTTAGTTGCGGCAACCCATGTTCTTGTGCCAATTCAAACGCAGTTTAAAGCTTTGATGGGAACTGACCTCCTACTTGGGACTACTAAAAAAATCCAGAAGCGGCTCAATAAAAATCTTAAATTAGCGGGATTTTTGCCGACAATGTACGCTTCATCAACAGCAATGGATCAGCAAACTTTGTTTGATATTAACGAGCAACTAGCAGCGATCGCACAGGTATTTTCCCCACTG
This genomic interval from Pseudanabaena sp. ABRG5-3 contains the following:
- a CDS encoding cupin domain-containing protein produces the protein MHNIYELPLELPNLEIFEAIASSQDVLIERIISTGQTTPKGQWYDQERDEWVILLKGEAEIAYDDDTRVKLQAGDYLMIPKHQKHRVEYTSSQPPCIWLAVHGKLAT
- a CDS encoding ParA family protein encodes the protein MSRVIAVFNQAGGVGKTTVAQNLGYHLATRGNRTLLVDMDPQASLTSFMGINTRTLNLSVYNSLIAEDETESPIALPIIKDLYAMDLCPANLNLAKAEQQLVLEELRELRLKDAIAPFLGNYDFIIIDCPPSLGILSVISLVAATHVLVPIQTQFKALMGTDLLLGTTKKIQKRLNKNLKLAGFLPTMYASSTAMDQQTLFDINEQLAAIAQVFSPLPRATALSEASKALKPFGAYIGSNKKGNNGAILKIFDEVAEAMEKL